One window of Pelmatolapia mariae isolate MD_Pm_ZW linkage group LG18, Pm_UMD_F_2, whole genome shotgun sequence genomic DNA carries:
- the rabggtb gene encoding geranylgeranyl transferase type-2 subunit beta, giving the protein MGTQVKDVIIKPDAPSTLLLDKHADYIAAYGSKKDDYEYTLSEYLRMSGIYWGLTVMDLMGQLPRMNQQEIVDFIKACQHECGGISASIGHDPHLLYTLSAVQILCLYDSVDAIDVDKVVEYVKGLQQEDGSFAGDKWGEIDTRFSFCAVATLALLGKMDTINVDKAVEFVLSCMNFDGGFGCRPGSESHAGQIYCCTGFLSLTGQLHQLNADLLGWWLCERQLPSGGLNGRPEKLPDVCYSWWVLASLKIIGRIRWIDKDKLRKFILACQDEETGGFADRPGDMVDPFHTLFGVAGLSLLGDEQIKPVNPVLCMPEDVLQRIGLQPDLLS; this is encoded by the exons ATG GGGACCCAGGTGAAAGATGTGATCATAAAGCCCGACGCTCCCAGCACGCTGCTGCTGGATAAACATGCAGACTACATCGCTGCCTACGGCTCCAAAAAGGACGACTAT GAGTACACGCTGTCTGAGTACTTGAGGATGAGCGGCATCTATTGGGGGCTGACTGTGATGGACCTGATGGGCCAGCTACCCAGAATGAACCAGCAGGAGATCGTAGACTTCATCAAAGCCTGTCAGCACGAGTGTGGAGGCATCAGTGCCAGCATCGGACACGACCCCCACCTGCTTTACACCCTCAGTGCCGTCCAG ATCTTGTGCTTGTATGACAGCGTAGATGCGATTGATGTGGACAAAGTTGTGGAATATGTCAAAGGGCTGCAGCAGGAAGATGGCTCTTTTGCGGGGGACAAGTGGG gAGAAATAGACACACGGTTTTCCTTCTGCGCTGTTGCTACACTCGCATTACTG GGCAAGATGGACACGATCAATGTTGACAAAGCCGTAGAGTTTGTTTTGTCATGTATGAACTTTGATGGAGGCTTTGGATGCAGACCTGGTTCTGAGTCTCATGCTGGTCAG ATTTACTGCTGCACTGGCTTCCTGTCGCTCACTGGCCAGTTACACCAGTTGAACGCTGACCTGCTGGGGTGGTGGCTGTGTGAGAGACAACTGCCATCTGGAGGCCTGAACGGTCGTCCTGAGAAG CTTCCAGATGTGTGCTACTCGTGGTGGGTTTTGGCCTCGCTGAAAATCATCGGCAGGATCCGCTGGATTGACAAAGACAAGCTGCGAAAGTTTATTTTGGCCTGTCAAGACGAGGAGACGGGAGGTTTTGCCGATAGACCAGGAGATATG GTGGATCCTTTCCACACCCTGTTCGGGGTTGCAGGTCTCTCCCTGCTTGGAGACGAACAGATCAAACCGGTGAATCCGGTGCTGTGCATGCCCGAGGACGTCCTTCAGCGTATTGGCCTGCAGCCTGACCTCCTCAGCTAA
- the acadm gene encoding medium-chain specific acyl-CoA dehydrogenase, mitochondrial, translating to MLLNKVLRAGVRCGIRLQSSSTATASATASSSSPAPSLGFSFELTDQQKEFQQLARRFAREEIIPVASAYDKSGEYPFPIIKKAWELGLFNGHIPQEYGGMAMSSFDSCLITEELAYGCTGIQTAMEANSLGQMPVIIAGNDAQKKKYLGRLTEEPLMCAYCVTEPGAGSDVAGIKTRAVKMGDEYVVNGQKMWITNGGKANWYFLLARTNPDPKCPASKAFTGFIVDADTPGVQIGRKEMNMGQRCSDTRGITFEDVRIPKENVLIGEGAGFKIAMGAFDNTRPPVAAGATGLAQRALDEATSYALERKTFGKVIAEHQAVSFLLAEMAMKVELARMAYQRAAWEVDQGRRNTYYASIAKAFAGDIANQVASDAVQIFGGNGFNSEYPVEKLMRDAKIYQIYEGTAQIQRLIIAREHLGRAKK from the exons ATGCTGCTCAACAAG GTCCTCAGAGCTGGTGTGCGGTGTGGGATCCGTCTGCAGAGCTCTTCTACAGCTACAGCCAGTGCGACTGCATCTTCCAGCAGCCCTGCTCCATCCCTTGGCTTCTCATTTG AGCTGACCGATCAGCAGAAGGAGTTCCAGCAGTTGGCAAGGAGGTTTGCACGAGAAGAGATCATTCCCGTTGCTTCTGCTTATGACAAGAGTGGTGAA TATCCTTTCCCCATTATCAAGAAGGCGTGGGAGCTTGGTCTGTTTAACGGTCACATTCCACAGGAATATG gtgGAATGGCTATGTCGAGCTTTGACAGCTGCCTCATCACAGAGGAGCTGGCTTATGGATGCACAGGGATACAAACTGCCATGGAGGCAAACTCTCTTGGA CAAATGCCTGTCATTATTGCTGGCAATGATgcacagaagaagaaatacCTGGGACGGCTGACTGAGGAGCCTCTCATGTGT GCGTACTGTGTCACTGAGCCCGGGGCAGGATCTGACGTGGCCGGCATCAAAACACGTGCTGTGAAAATGGGTGATGAGTATGTTGTTAATGGGCAGAAGATGTGGATCACCAACGGAGGGAAAGCTAACTG GTACTTCCTGCTTGCTCGCACTAACCCAGATCCCAAATGTCCAGCCAGCAAGGCTTTTACTGGCTTCATTGTGGATGCAGACACTCCGGGAGTTCAAATAGGAAGGAAG GAAATGAACATGGGCCAGAGGTGTTCTGACACGAGGGGCATTACCTTTGAGGATGTGAGAATACCGAAGGAGAACGTCCTGATCGGAGAGGGAGCTGGATTCAAAATTGCCATGGGTGCCTTTGACAACACCAGGCCACCA GTGGCAGCAGGAGCTACCGGCCTGGCACAGAGGGCACTCGACGAAGCCACCAGTTACGCTCTGGAGAGGAAGACCTTTGGCAAAGTTATTGCTGAG CACCAAGCTGTGTCCTTCCTCCTGGCTGAGATGGCAATGAAAGTAGAGCTGGCTAGGATGGCGTACCAGCGTGCTGCCTGGGAGGTGGACCAGGGCCGCAGAAACACCTACTACGCTTCCATCGCCAAGGCCTTCGCAGGGGACATCGCCAATCAGGTGGCCTCTGATGCTGTTCAGATATTTGGAGGCAATGGCTTCAATAGCGAGTACCCTGTAGAGAAGCTCATGAGGGATGCAAAGATCTACCAG ATCTATGAGGGCACAGCTCAGATCCAAAGACTCATTATTGCCCGAGAACACCTGGGAAGAGCCAAGAAATGA